The proteins below come from a single Chitinophaga pinensis DSM 2588 genomic window:
- a CDS encoding polymer-forming cytoskeletal protein, with translation MFSNNNRNARSESKSVMPSSNVNIIGAGTSIQGDIVSEGDIRIDGQVNGLVSTKAKIVVGPEGEITGDLICQSADILGKVTGIIKVEDLLFLKGNALVKGDLYTAHFEMEPTAKFNGRCYMEPEEVAAANQKEKNGKPVISTKSEQKSEQKAEEEAR, from the coding sequence ATGTTTAGCAACAACAATCGTAATGCCAGAAGCGAGAGCAAATCAGTAATGCCTTCTTCCAACGTAAACATTATCGGCGCTGGTACTTCCATTCAGGGAGATATTGTAAGCGAAGGAGATATTCGCATTGACGGTCAGGTGAATGGCCTTGTTTCAACAAAAGCTAAAATTGTGGTAGGTCCGGAAGGAGAGATTACCGGTGATCTGATCTGTCAGAGTGCGGACATTCTGGGTAAAGTAACTGGTATTATTAAGGTAGAAGATTTGCTTTTCCTGAAAGGCAATGCACTGGTGAAAGGCGATCTGTACACTGCACATTTTGAGATGGAACCAACAGCGAAATTCAATGGTCGTTGCTATATGGAGCCTGAGGAAGTAGCAGCTGCAAATCAGAAAGAAAAAAATGGAAAACCAGTCATCTCAACAAAATCCGAACAAAAATCTGAACAAAAAGCCGAGGAAGAAGCCAGATAA
- a CDS encoding AtpZ/AtpI family protein has translation MENQSSQQNPNKNLNKKPRKKPDNRLIIRYTGLAFQMMATLGIAVFAGYKIDQRTGWSFPFFLIILSLLALVLILRQIIKDTSRNE, from the coding sequence ATGGAAAACCAGTCATCTCAACAAAATCCGAACAAAAATCTGAACAAAAAGCCGAGGAAGAAGCCAGATAACAGGCTGATAATCCGGTACACAGGGCTGGCTTTTCAGATGATGGCCACATTAGGCATAGCGGTATTTGCTGGTTATAAAATCGACCAGCGGACAGGATGGTCATTCCCTTTCTTTCTGATCATTTTGTCTTTATTAGCTTTAGTCTTAATTTTGCGGCAAATTATCAAAGATACCAGCAGGAATGAGTGA
- a CDS encoding transglycosylase domain-containing protein, which translates to MKKSVKILWITVLSVTGLFLLLILLVNFRIIGNMPSMETLENPRAAVASEVIAEDGTILGKYYQVDRSSSDYNEISKNVLNALIATEDVRFYEHSGIDPYATIAIPFYLAIGKKRGSSTITQQLALNLQADNNGTLRARNFIARSFQKMQEWLIAVRLERNFTKQEIITLYLNTVPFGDNVYGIENGARTFFSKDAAHLSIEEAATLIAMLKGTNLYNPRRNPVVALNRRNTVIELMQKNDFITAPEATSAKSKPIVLRYNKIDHNKGLAPYFREVLRDELKVWCKEHKKADGSEYNLYRDGLKIYTTINPRMQLYAEEAVDHHLKDLQKVFATQANIKSGSVWKNWQTYVDRYMKESDRYKAMKEDEATDDQIKKAFNTPTRMKVFAWKSFTEPELNELDTVMTPIDSIKYMRAILQAGFMALDPESGEIKAWVGGPDFRYFKNDHVAKTRRQVGSTFKPFLYTFAIMNGMQPSTMLPNEPVSFPKYNWTLSRNSEGSVGGSISMAGALAKSLNLVSAYLIKQLGPQAVADFAKNKIGFSADIPPYPSISLGTPEISLFEMLQAYTMFPARGIITRPIYITRIEDRNGNILQTFAPEKREVISENESYTMVKMMQGVTGPGGTSARLRFRYGIQSEVAGKTGTTNDNTDGWFLGFTPQLLAGAWVGCENNFLHFSSTANGQGANTGLPIWAYFFQKVYADKTLKIDDKATFSIPQSINSEFYQPFEDNVKPGAEAPDQGNGNETDYTEGYDVNKLEAEADKEAKKREEEKKEGKEKPIPSTMPKATYPQKPQQ; encoded by the coding sequence ATGAAAAAATCGGTTAAAATATTGTGGATCACAGTGTTATCAGTAACCGGGTTATTCCTTTTACTGATATTGCTTGTTAACTTCCGCATTATTGGCAACATGCCATCCATGGAGACCCTGGAAAACCCACGGGCTGCCGTCGCATCTGAAGTAATTGCCGAAGATGGAACAATTCTCGGTAAATACTACCAGGTAGACAGGTCTAGTTCCGACTACAACGAAATTTCCAAAAATGTACTCAACGCACTGATCGCTACTGAGGATGTACGCTTCTATGAGCATTCAGGTATTGACCCTTATGCTACTATTGCCATTCCTTTTTACCTGGCAATCGGTAAGAAAAGAGGTTCCAGTACCATTACCCAGCAGCTGGCCCTGAACCTTCAGGCTGACAATAATGGTACTTTACGTGCAAGAAACTTTATCGCCAGATCCTTCCAGAAAATGCAGGAATGGCTGATCGCGGTAAGACTGGAACGTAACTTCACCAAACAGGAGATCATTACCCTCTATCTGAATACAGTTCCTTTCGGGGATAACGTATATGGTATCGAAAATGGTGCACGTACCTTTTTCAGTAAAGATGCAGCCCATCTGTCTATCGAAGAAGCAGCCACGCTGATAGCCATGCTGAAAGGTACCAACCTCTATAACCCACGTCGTAATCCCGTTGTGGCACTGAACCGTCGTAATACGGTGATAGAACTGATGCAGAAAAATGATTTTATCACTGCTCCTGAAGCAACTTCCGCAAAAAGCAAACCTATCGTATTAAGATACAATAAGATAGATCATAATAAAGGACTGGCGCCTTACTTCAGAGAGGTACTGCGCGACGAACTGAAAGTATGGTGTAAAGAGCATAAAAAAGCAGATGGTTCTGAATACAACCTGTACCGTGATGGTCTGAAGATCTATACGACCATCAACCCTCGTATGCAGCTGTATGCAGAAGAAGCGGTAGATCACCATCTGAAAGATCTCCAGAAAGTATTCGCTACACAGGCCAATATTAAATCAGGCAGTGTGTGGAAAAACTGGCAGACTTACGTTGATCGTTACATGAAAGAATCTGATCGTTACAAAGCGATGAAAGAAGATGAAGCGACTGACGATCAGATCAAAAAAGCATTCAATACACCTACCAGGATGAAGGTGTTCGCCTGGAAAAGCTTCACAGAACCTGAGCTGAATGAGCTGGATACCGTGATGACACCGATAGATTCTATCAAGTACATGCGGGCTATTCTCCAGGCAGGTTTCATGGCGCTCGATCCGGAAAGTGGCGAGATCAAAGCCTGGGTGGGCGGTCCTGACTTCCGTTATTTCAAAAATGACCACGTTGCCAAGACCCGCAGACAGGTAGGTTCTACTTTCAAACCATTCCTGTACACCTTCGCGATCATGAATGGTATGCAACCAAGTACCATGCTGCCTAACGAACCGGTATCCTTCCCTAAATATAACTGGACACTGAGCCGCAACTCTGAAGGTAGTGTTGGTGGTAGCATCAGCATGGCAGGCGCACTGGCGAAGTCACTGAACCTGGTATCTGCTTACCTGATCAAACAGTTAGGTCCGCAGGCAGTAGCTGACTTTGCGAAAAACAAGATCGGCTTCAGCGCAGATATTCCTCCCTACCCTTCCATTTCCCTGGGTACACCGGAAATCTCCCTGTTTGAAATGTTGCAGGCTTACACGATGTTCCCTGCACGTGGTATCATCACAAGACCGATCTACATCACCCGTATAGAAGACAGAAATGGCAACATCCTCCAAACCTTTGCACCGGAAAAGCGCGAAGTGATCAGTGAGAATGAGTCTTATACCATGGTGAAGATGATGCAGGGCGTAACTGGTCCCGGTGGTACTTCTGCTCGTCTGCGTTTCCGCTATGGCATTCAGAGTGAAGTAGCTGGTAAGACCGGTACTACGAACGACAACACCGATGGCTGGTTCCTGGGCTTTACACCGCAATTACTGGCAGGCGCCTGGGTAGGTTGTGAAAACAACTTCCTGCACTTCAGTTCTACGGCAAATGGTCAGGGTGCGAATACCGGCTTGCCGATCTGGGCTTATTTCTTCCAGAAGGTATATGCGGATAAAACATTGAAAATTGATGATAAGGCGACTTTCTCTATTCCTCAGTCTATCAATAGTGAATTCTATCAGCCGTTTGAAGATAATGTGAAGCCAGGTGCAGAAGCGCCGGATCAGGGTAATGGAAATGAAACTGACTATACTGAGGGCTATGATGTGAATAAACTGGAAGCAGAGGCGGACAAAGAAGCAAAAAAACGCGAAGAAGAGAAGAAAGAAGGTAAAGAAAAACCTATTCCTTCTACTATGCCAAAGGCCACTTATCCACAGAAACCGCAACAATAA
- the sucC gene encoding ADP-forming succinate--CoA ligase subunit beta encodes MNLHEYQAKELLKKYNVPVQEGIPVDTPEAAAEAYKQLKVQYGNEFAVVKAQIHAGGRGKGTIRGKEQRGVAVGKNAEDVKTIAGNILGGVLVTIQTGEAGKLVNKVLVAQDVYYPGPNPIKEFYLSILLDRAKGQNVIMYSTEGGMDIEEVAHNTPDKIFKELVQPNTTLQPFQARKIAFNFGLSGEAFKNMVKFVTNLYNAYVGLDAAMLEINPLFKTSDEKIIAVDCKLNLDDNALMRHADLEALRDINEEDPTEVEAGKFNLNYVKLDGNVGCMVNGAGLAMATMDMIKLSGGEPANFLDVGGTANAQTVEAGFRIILKDPKVKAILINIFGGIVRCDRVAQGVIDAYQSIGDIKVPIIVRLQGTNAEEAKKLIEESGLKVQSAILLSEAAALVNKAVTA; translated from the coding sequence ATGAACTTACATGAATACCAGGCTAAAGAACTGTTGAAGAAATATAACGTACCGGTACAGGAAGGGATTCCGGTAGATACCCCTGAAGCGGCAGCAGAAGCTTATAAGCAACTTAAAGTGCAATATGGCAATGAGTTTGCAGTCGTAAAGGCGCAGATACACGCCGGTGGACGTGGTAAAGGTACCATCCGTGGTAAAGAGCAGAGAGGTGTGGCTGTAGGTAAAAATGCGGAAGATGTGAAAACCATTGCCGGAAACATCCTGGGTGGCGTACTGGTGACCATCCAGACCGGTGAAGCTGGAAAATTAGTTAACAAGGTGCTGGTAGCACAGGACGTGTACTACCCTGGCCCTAACCCAATAAAAGAATTCTATCTGTCTATCCTGCTGGATCGTGCAAAAGGTCAGAACGTGATCATGTACTCTACAGAAGGTGGTATGGATATCGAAGAGGTTGCACACAACACTCCTGATAAGATCTTCAAAGAACTGGTGCAGCCAAACACTACCCTTCAGCCGTTCCAGGCAAGGAAAATAGCGTTCAACTTCGGTTTGAGCGGTGAAGCTTTCAAAAACATGGTGAAATTCGTGACCAACCTGTACAATGCGTACGTAGGTCTGGACGCAGCTATGCTGGAAATCAACCCACTGTTCAAAACCAGCGACGAGAAAATCATCGCGGTTGACTGTAAACTGAACCTGGATGACAACGCTCTGATGCGTCATGCTGATCTGGAAGCACTGCGTGATATCAATGAAGAAGATCCGACTGAAGTAGAAGCAGGTAAATTCAATCTGAACTACGTAAAACTGGATGGTAACGTAGGTTGTATGGTAAACGGCGCCGGTTTGGCAATGGCTACCATGGATATGATTAAACTGAGCGGTGGTGAGCCTGCTAACTTCCTGGACGTAGGAGGTACTGCAAACGCACAGACCGTAGAAGCAGGTTTCCGTATCATCCTGAAAGATCCTAAGGTAAAAGCAATCCTGATCAATATCTTCGGTGGTATCGTACGTTGCGACCGTGTTGCACAGGGTGTAATTGATGCTTACCAGTCTATCGGTGATATCAAAGTGCCAATCATCGTTCGTCTGCAGGGTACAAACGCAGAAGAAGCGAAAAAACTGATCGAAGAAAGTGGTCTGAAAGTACAGTCAGCTATTCTCCTGAGCGAAGCTGCTGCACTGGTTAACAAAGCCGTGACTGCTTAA
- a CDS encoding DUF4407 domain-containing protein: MKRFRDFFLFCSGVHVPMLKRAPSETNKYGGIGATIFFTGLLAAFSGGYALWTVFSSPWGAVVFGIVWGLMIFNLDRYIVSGMKKRSRFMQEFGMALPRLVLAILIAVVISKPLELKVFEKEINQELIVMEQQVFKTQEDKVKDRFQQQVNTLNAEIAQLNEGIRQQAIKVDTLQLIAQQEADGTGGSRKQNLGPIYKAKKADADSAAALLQRVTTQNGALIAQKRQQLASIDSTRQSTVGTLDRSHIDGLASRLDALGHLTDRSEPVKWANWFIMLLFITIETAPVFVKLISPRGPYDDLLEAHEHAYIIFRKETIEKSERAYNKRMMIGQTAGVNS; this comes from the coding sequence ATGAAGCGCTTCCGCGACTTTTTCCTGTTTTGTTCAGGAGTGCATGTGCCTATGCTGAAAAGAGCCCCGTCAGAAACAAACAAATATGGCGGTATCGGGGCGACCATCTTTTTCACCGGACTACTGGCTGCTTTTTCCGGTGGGTATGCGCTATGGACAGTCTTCAGTTCCCCTTGGGGCGCTGTTGTATTCGGCATCGTATGGGGACTGATGATCTTTAACCTGGACAGGTATATCGTTTCAGGTATGAAAAAGCGTAGCCGTTTTATGCAGGAATTTGGTATGGCCCTCCCCAGGCTGGTACTGGCCATCCTCATTGCCGTGGTGATCTCCAAACCACTGGAATTGAAAGTATTCGAAAAAGAGATCAACCAGGAGCTGATCGTCATGGAGCAACAGGTGTTCAAAACCCAGGAAGACAAGGTGAAAGACCGCTTCCAGCAACAGGTCAACACACTGAATGCAGAAATTGCCCAGCTCAATGAAGGCATCCGTCAGCAGGCGATCAAGGTAGACACCCTGCAGCTTATTGCCCAGCAGGAAGCGGATGGTACAGGTGGTTCCCGTAAACAAAACCTCGGTCCCATCTACAAAGCAAAAAAAGCGGATGCTGATAGTGCAGCCGCTTTACTGCAAAGAGTCACCACGCAGAATGGCGCCCTGATCGCACAGAAGCGGCAGCAACTGGCGAGTATTGATTCTACCCGTCAGTCAACTGTCGGTACGCTGGACCGTAGTCACATTGATGGTCTGGCTTCCAGACTGGATGCACTGGGACACCTCACTGACCGTAGTGAACCTGTGAAATGGGCCAATTGGTTCATCATGCTGCTGTTTATCACGATTGAAACAGCGCCGGTATTCGTAAAACTGATTTCTCCCCGCGGACCTTACGACGATCTGCTGGAAGCACACGAACATGCTTATATCATTTTCCGCAAGGAGACGATAGAGAAAAGTGAACGTGCATACAATAAGCGTATGATGATCGGGCAAACAGCGGGTGTAAATTCTTAA
- a CDS encoding SprT-like domain-containing protein yields the protein MKQEAPLHALAAYLPEGTFEQVMAYLNQYKVHLTVTRERQSILGDYRHPDRRGGHRISINGNLNRYAFLITLLHEISHLTTFMQYANSVASHGKEWKQHFSNILKEFVGKDYLPADVEAALRQSIRNPAASSCADDDLMRVLKRYDRQKENHFLVEQLQPNQLFRTKDGRVFRKGERIRKRYRCEEVATKRMYLFSPVYEVELVAA from the coding sequence GTGAAGCAGGAGGCTCCTTTACATGCATTAGCTGCATATCTGCCTGAAGGAACCTTCGAGCAGGTGATGGCCTACCTTAACCAGTACAAGGTCCACTTAACGGTGACACGTGAACGGCAAAGCATCCTGGGCGATTATCGCCATCCCGACAGAAGGGGTGGTCATCGAATCAGTATTAACGGTAATCTGAACCGGTATGCTTTTCTGATCACGTTGCTGCACGAAATTTCACACCTTACCACATTTATGCAATACGCCAACAGCGTCGCATCTCATGGGAAGGAATGGAAGCAGCATTTCTCCAATATTTTAAAGGAATTTGTCGGTAAGGATTATCTGCCGGCCGATGTGGAAGCTGCCCTCCGGCAGAGTATCCGTAATCCGGCTGCCAGTTCCTGCGCAGATGATGACCTGATGCGGGTGCTTAAACGCTACGACCGTCAGAAGGAAAATCATTTCCTGGTAGAGCAGTTACAGCCAAACCAGTTATTCCGTACAAAAGACGGCCGCGTTTTCCGGAAAGGGGAGCGTATCCGTAAGCGTTATCGCTGTGAAGAAGTGGCGACTAAAAGAATGTATCTCTTCAGTCCAGTATATGAAGTGGAACTGGTAGCTGCATAA
- a CDS encoding M20/M25/M40 family metallo-hydrolase: MKYLLFLFTATTVCAGAYAQDYQPSASRIQKTVTYLASEKLKGRGTAEKGGVKASNFVAKQFRSLGLKPGNGDSYFQDFTFDRKEHHGIATRNVIGFLDNGAAKTIVIGAHYDHLGTAGLFDGKYPIGQIHNGADDNASGVAGLLELARYFTENGQKEPFNFLFISFGGEELGLQGSKYFTANPTIPLNTMHFMLNMDMIGRYNEERGLGIGGYGTAEEWPAVFKEAQEPGIHYFTDGSGKGASDHHNFYMHDVPVIFLHTGPHDDYHKPTDDVEKLKAKEEALVLKLGIQLINNAMKYTALHYVENEKKVEDKK, translated from the coding sequence ATGAAGTACTTATTGTTTCTATTCACAGCTACAACTGTTTGTGCCGGTGCTTATGCACAGGACTACCAACCATCCGCCAGCCGTATTCAGAAAACGGTTACATACCTGGCGTCAGAGAAATTAAAAGGTCGCGGTACAGCCGAAAAAGGGGGCGTTAAAGCAAGTAATTTTGTTGCTAAACAGTTCAGGTCACTCGGACTGAAACCGGGTAACGGGGACAGCTATTTTCAGGATTTTACGTTTGACAGGAAAGAACACCATGGCATTGCAACCCGTAATGTGATCGGATTCCTGGACAATGGGGCTGCCAAGACTATCGTGATTGGTGCTCACTATGATCACCTGGGTACTGCCGGATTGTTTGATGGTAAATATCCCATCGGCCAGATCCACAATGGCGCTGACGATAATGCATCAGGTGTAGCCGGTTTGCTTGAATTGGCCAGGTATTTCACTGAAAATGGTCAGAAAGAGCCTTTTAACTTCCTGTTTATTTCCTTTGGTGGCGAAGAATTAGGTCTGCAGGGATCTAAATACTTCACCGCTAACCCGACGATCCCCTTGAATACCATGCATTTCATGCTGAACATGGACATGATCGGCCGCTATAATGAAGAAAGAGGCTTAGGTATCGGTGGATATGGAACCGCGGAGGAATGGCCTGCTGTATTCAAAGAAGCCCAGGAGCCAGGTATTCATTATTTCACTGATGGTTCCGGTAAAGGCGCTTCCGATCACCATAACTTCTATATGCATGACGTACCGGTGATTTTCCTGCATACTGGTCCGCACGACGACTACCACAAACCAACTGACGATGTGGAAAAACTGAAGGCAAAAGAAGAGGCGCTGGTGTTAAAACTGGGTATTCAGTTGATTAACAACGCCATGAAGTATACCGCTTTGCACTATGTAGAGAATGAGAAGAAGGTAGAGGATAAGAAATAA
- a CDS encoding tetratricopeptide repeat protein yields the protein MQKPLVPKVAQPKGENRRIPAEMLAERKWTIKRKLVQNMLARYNYLFNARKKLALITHNVSRQGQDNYNYLLPFYPYSLQNLGLSVGDLDTVIEKASINIQIHDPRSKWIDDSYLVIGQAYFFQGEWDKANRTFQFINTTYAPKKKSDYKAVVGSSAKDQLSIASREKRKPPFGYFKHTYARNDAFVWRAKTLLEMKEFDEARSMMNILEQDPYFPKRLAGDMAEVRAYALYKQERFAEVINPLQVAVKSKGNRDERARMYFILGQLYTNYSKQDSAAMMFHKVIKQKPDPIMDFQARIQIAKLDATREGGSLDESLARLKRMVRKEKYFEFRDAIYYTMANLVLPKDQDLAMDYLRQSLKVESNNTMQKALSFKGVADIYYGQRRYRLARDYYDSTASVMPPEFTDSAIVNKRKRVLSDVATRVEAIQREDSLQRIAAMPESDRMIFLEKMAGLMRKEAEEKAKKDKENAEKGIVEPQQMANNNPLSNMMNNNSPAAPKADDKGEWYFYNNATKAAGFSEFKKRWGNRPLTDNWRRSQTGPVAANQPLTLEDENGNPIGGAGGKTTADSTNAKSLAADLPLTPDDLLKSNIIVEDAYYDLGKLYNDQLDNTELAIETYDTLLNRYPQHPHKQEVIYSLYIWHTKLGHTALAAKYKQNVVTQFGDSKFASIIKYGALQDINESKKKEISTSYDSVYVNYLRGNLEEAYNMKKAADSSYGLTFMQPKFDLLEAMIIMKMDTCEFGRQAVVNVINKYKQDDAVQEKAKSLLEALDNRGALVVYLSRLEIEKSRDNGNVVDENISIRYPWQKPEPKFDSDKLKTAATDSVKVDAAAANAALKVQPLPAPLKPVTIYKLDAKNPHFVIMYFLRTNKAAIEEALTQFTRYNAEKHGGENIQVANFVLTQQDVMLIFRLFPNEDKALDYFDEIRGEAEKIVPRIRPSDYTMFIISRDNFIQMNSTKDVEGYRKFFNDTYITQ from the coding sequence ATGCAAAAGCCGCTTGTTCCAAAAGTAGCGCAGCCGAAAGGTGAAAACAGACGTATTCCCGCAGAAATGCTGGCAGAACGTAAATGGACTATTAAACGTAAGCTGGTACAGAACATGCTGGCCAGATATAACTATTTGTTCAATGCCCGCAAGAAACTGGCCCTCATTACCCACAATGTGAGCCGCCAGGGACAGGATAACTACAATTACCTGCTTCCCTTCTACCCTTACAGTCTGCAGAATCTTGGCCTCAGCGTCGGTGACCTCGATACAGTCATCGAAAAAGCCTCCATCAACATACAGATACACGACCCGCGTAGTAAATGGATCGACGATAGCTACCTCGTTATCGGTCAGGCATATTTCTTCCAGGGTGAATGGGATAAAGCCAACCGTACCTTCCAGTTTATCAACACGACCTACGCGCCTAAAAAGAAATCAGATTATAAAGCTGTAGTCGGTTCCAGTGCAAAAGACCAGCTGTCTATCGCCTCCCGTGAAAAGCGGAAACCGCCTTTCGGCTACTTCAAACATACCTATGCCCGTAACGACGCCTTTGTGTGGAGAGCTAAAACCCTCCTGGAAATGAAGGAGTTTGACGAAGCCCGTTCCATGATGAACATCCTGGAACAGGATCCCTACTTCCCTAAACGACTGGCCGGCGATATGGCGGAGGTAAGAGCTTATGCCCTCTACAAACAGGAACGTTTTGCGGAAGTCATCAATCCGCTGCAGGTCGCTGTAAAGTCAAAAGGCAACAGAGACGAGCGCGCACGTATGTACTTTATCCTGGGACAGCTGTACACCAACTACAGCAAACAGGATTCGGCTGCCATGATGTTCCACAAAGTGATCAAGCAGAAGCCTGACCCGATCATGGACTTCCAGGCACGTATCCAGATCGCCAAACTGGATGCTACCCGTGAAGGCGGTTCCCTGGACGAAAGTCTTGCCCGTTTGAAACGCATGGTCCGCAAAGAAAAATACTTCGAGTTCCGCGATGCGATCTATTATACAATGGCTAACCTGGTACTGCCAAAAGATCAGGACCTGGCAATGGATTACCTGCGCCAGTCCCTCAAGGTAGAGAGCAATAATACCATGCAGAAAGCATTGTCTTTCAAAGGTGTGGCCGATATCTACTACGGACAGCGCCGCTACCGCCTGGCCAGGGATTATTACGACAGTACAGCCTCTGTTATGCCGCCTGAATTCACAGACTCTGCCATCGTCAATAAGCGTAAACGCGTACTCAGCGACGTAGCAACCCGTGTGGAAGCAATCCAGCGCGAGGATAGTCTGCAACGTATTGCCGCTATGCCGGAATCTGACAGGATGATCTTCCTGGAGAAAATGGCCGGTCTGATGCGGAAAGAAGCAGAAGAGAAAGCGAAAAAAGACAAGGAAAACGCAGAAAAAGGGATTGTTGAACCTCAGCAGATGGCCAACAATAACCCTCTGTCCAATATGATGAATAACAATAGCCCTGCCGCTCCTAAAGCGGACGATAAGGGTGAATGGTATTTCTATAACAATGCGACCAAAGCCGCTGGTTTTTCAGAGTTTAAGAAGCGTTGGGGGAACAGACCATTGACGGATAACTGGCGCAGAAGTCAGACCGGCCCTGTGGCAGCCAACCAGCCTTTAACATTGGAGGATGAAAATGGTAATCCGATTGGTGGCGCCGGCGGTAAAACAACTGCGGACAGCACCAATGCGAAATCACTGGCTGCCGACTTACCGCTCACACCGGACGACCTCCTGAAATCCAACATTATCGTAGAAGACGCCTATTATGACCTGGGTAAACTCTATAATGATCAGCTGGATAACACAGAACTTGCCATCGAAACATACGACACCCTCCTGAACAGATATCCGCAGCATCCGCACAAACAGGAAGTCATCTATTCATTATATATCTGGCATACCAAGCTGGGACATACCGCCCTGGCAGCAAAGTATAAACAGAATGTGGTGACACAGTTCGGCGATTCCAAATTTGCCAGCATTATCAAGTATGGTGCGCTGCAAGACATCAACGAAAGCAAAAAGAAGGAGATATCCACATCATACGATTCCGTATATGTGAATTATCTGCGGGGTAACCTGGAAGAAGCCTACAATATGAAAAAGGCGGCTGATTCCAGCTACGGACTGACCTTCATGCAGCCTAAATTTGACCTCCTGGAAGCCATGATCATCATGAAAATGGACACCTGTGAGTTTGGTCGTCAGGCAGTTGTGAACGTTATCAACAAATACAAACAGGACGACGCGGTACAGGAAAAAGCCAAATCACTGCTGGAAGCACTGGATAACAGGGGGGCCCTTGTGGTGTACCTCTCCAGACTGGAAATAGAAAAAAGCCGGGATAATGGCAATGTGGTGGACGAAAACATCTCCATCCGCTACCCATGGCAGAAACCAGAACCTAAATTTGATTCAGATAAACTGAAAACAGCTGCTACCGACTCCGTAAAAGTGGATGCCGCTGCCGCCAACGCAGCGCTGAAAGTTCAGCCTTTGCCAGCACCACTGAAACCTGTCACTATCTATAAACTGGACGCCAAGAATCCACATTTTGTTATCATGTATTTCCTGCGTACCAACAAAGCCGCTATAGAAGAAGCATTGACACAATTCACCCGGTATAACGCTGAAAAACACGGCGGAGAAAATATCCAGGTGGCCAACTTTGTGTTGACCCAGCAGGATGTCATGCTGATATTCAGGTTGTTCCCGAATGAAGACAAGGCATTGGACTACTTTGACGAGATCAGGGGCGAAGCTGAAAAGATCGTTCCACGTATCCGTCCGTCCGATTACACCATGTTTATCATTTCCAGGGATAACTTTATCCAGATGAACAGTACGAAAGACGTGGAAGGCTACCGGAAATTCTTTAACGATACCTACATTACACAATAA